A region from the Pungitius pungitius chromosome 16, fPunPun2.1, whole genome shotgun sequence genome encodes:
- the LOC119215023 gene encoding interferon regulatory factor 2-binding protein 1-like, whose protein sequence is MSSASQPSSRRQWCYLCDLPKMPWAMLWEFSEAVCRGCVNYDGADRIELLIETARQLKSTHGVLDGRSPGPQQGKPSSSGPPEAGRQHGERMERGRGEYVVSSRLLNGLHRAEDVSLSEASRQSPNTRRAIVGAVPSLHGTISHALIAQGLVAAPHGLLAPMSGSRSGATPIAVSTGSIMGDAGRRQVVSLSVGPSTSALVGIDPALWRNNEMMAELNEVARNRVEGWPNRPKAVRDVLVALSSCVPFNVRFRKDHNLMGRVLAFDTSTTPEFELKVFAEYPAGSGMIFSGVPDLVRQMFRDSAKDAGKAVNSGLRYVEYEKRQGTGDWRGLAELLNDGVRMFKEPPIPEVLPQLDAGLPVATAGRSVPGKSAARRRKASPGSENGENEGRPDHPAREPWPRGAYSGMEPLPGMAAPQEGPPRLHSQPSPISALMGVADSLSSSQMARDSPGMSTAHASSAGRPTSGSPSAASTSASQAASGQGLSAAGQSSNAGAGDSTSSAPGTLLCCTLCRERLEDTHFVQCPSVPHHKFCFPCTRGFIRSQGQGGEVYCPSGERCPLAGSSVPWAFMQGEISTILAGDGDVTVKKESDP, encoded by the coding sequence ATGTCCTCCGCCTCGCAGCCTTCCTCCAGACGGCAATGGTGCTACCTCTGTGATCTGCCCAAGATGCCGTGGGCCATGCTGTGGGAGTTCAGCGAGGCCGTGTGCCGAGGATGTGTCAACTACGACGGGGCCGACAGAATAGAGCTCCTCATCGAGACTGCCAGGCAGCTGAAGAGCACGCACGGAGTGTTGGACGGCCGGTCCCCGGGTCCTCAGCAGGGCAAGCCGAGCTCCTCCGGGCCCCCTGAAGCAGGGCGGCAGCATGGAGAGCGTAtggaaagggggaggggtgagTATGTGGTGTCTTCTCGCCTCCTCAATGGCCTGCACAGAGCTGAAGATGTCTCCCTGTCAGAGGCCAGCAGGCAGAGCCCTAACACGCGTCGGGCCATAGTGGGGGCAGTCCCCAGTCTACATGGCACCATATCCCATGCATTGATTGCTCAGGGGTTAGTAGCGGCTCCTCACGGGCTTTTAGCCCCCATGTCAGGCTCCAGGTCAGGGGCCACACCAATTGCTGTCTCGACAGGCTCCATAATGGGCGACGCTGGCAGAAGACAGGTTGTGTCCCTGAGTGTGGGACCGAGCACGTCTGCTCTGGTGGGTATAGATCCTGCTTTGTGGCGAAACAATGAAATGATGGCAGAACTGAACGAGGTGGCTCGCAACAGGGTCGAAGGCTGGCCTAACCGGCCCAAAGCCGTCCGGGACGTCCTCGTTGCCTTGAGCAGCTGTGTCCCCTTTAACGTGCGCTTCAGGAAAGACCACAATCTGATGGGCCGTGTTCTGGCTTTTGATACCAGCACAACGCCGGAGTTTGAGTTGAAGGTGTTTGCAGAGTACCCTGCCGGCTCTGGGATGATCTTCTCGGGAGTCCCGGACCTGGTCAGGCAGATGTTTCGCGACTCGGCGAAAGATGCGGGCAAAGCGGTGAACTCTGGGCTGCGCTATGTGGAATACGAGAAGCGGCAGGGCACGGGAGACTGGCGTGGGCTTGCGGAGCTGTTAAATGACGGCGTGCGCATGTTCAAAGAGCCCCCAATTCCAGAGGTTCTGCCCCAGCTGGATGCGGGGTTGCCTGTGGCAACCGCCGGACGCTCTGTTCCGGGTAAGAGCGCGGCTCGACGCCGCAAGGCCTCCCCGGGCTCCGAGAACGGAGAGAACGAAGGGAGGCCCGATCACCCGGCGAGAGAGCCCTGGCCCCGAGGTGCTTACTCCGGCATGGAGCCGCTTCCTGGCATGGCCGCCCCACAAGAAGGCCCGCCCCGTTTACATAGCCAGCCTTCGCCCATCTCTGCACTCATGGGAGTTGCAGACAGCCTGAGCTCCAGCCAGATGGCCAGGGACAGCCCCGGCATGTCCACGGCCCACGCCTCGTCAGCGGGGCGTCCCACCAGCGGCAGCCCCTCTGCCGCCTCCACCTCGGCCTCCCAGGCGGCTTCGGGGCAGGGCTTGAGCGCGGCGGGGCAGAGCAGCAACGCCGGCGCCGGGGATTCCACGAGCAGCGCTCCGGGCACGCTGCTCTGCTGCACACTCTGCCGGGAGCGCTTGGAAGACACCCACTTTGTCCAGTGTCCCTCCGTCCCACACCACAAGTTCTGCTTCCCCTGCACCCGGGGGTTCATCCGCAGCCAAGGTCAAGGTGGGGAGGTGTACTGCCCCAGCGGAGAGCGCTGTCCCCTGGCCGGGTCCTCCGTGCCGTGGGCCTTCATGCAGGGAGAGATCTCCACCATCCTGGCCGGAGACGGAGATGTGACGGTAAAGAAGGAGAGCGACCCATGA
- the micu2 gene encoding calcium uptake protein 2, mitochondrial has product MASWRRVAAALSNVLRSPRSLKAVVLRSAVGPGLLGSLIGTGVICYYQYHAKHRTLPFAVHAEVPQEAAAAPPSPRRLRFNQFASVVYEQEPYMTARDFLFSVMLEKVDRKLQKKNLTSKDVNRMLEVASKARAGNELFRTIGDNSLISYTEYLFLLTILTKPRTGFHIAFKMLDVDGNEQVDQKEFLKLKNIIRKSKTRVPKESTEKPSEEEESSKTTLQAYFFGKRGENKLQYQEFQMFMEDLQAEVQEMEFLQFSRGMDTMRREDFAEWLLHYTNEEDNELYWQNIRRRIPAGQSITFAEFKAFCLFANNLEDFAFSVKLVTGANRPVGMAQFKRAVMIATGHNLSENVLDTVFKLFDMDGDNCLSHKEFMGVMKDRVLRGLRVQQQNGLPGYWKCVKQETLKAAQEALGGNTGCPF; this is encoded by the exons ATGGCCAGCTGGAGAAGGGTCGCCGCCGCCTTGAGCAACGTTTTAAGGAGTCCTCGGTCTCTGAAAGCTGTAGTACTACGAAGCGCTGTCGGACCCGGTCTTCTGGGCTCACTTATCGGAACCGGAGTTATTTGTTATTACCAGTATCATGCGAAACACAGGACTTTGCCCTTCGCCGTTCATGCCGAGGTTCCACAA GAAGCCGCTGctgcccccccgtcccccagaAGGCTCCGTTTCAACCAGTTCGCCTCGGTGGTCTACGAGCAGGAGCCCTACATGACGGCCAGGGACTTCCTGTTCTCCGTGATGCTGGAGAAAGTGGACC GAAAGCTGCAGAAGAAAAATTTAACCTCAAAA GACGTTAACCGCATGCTGGAGGTCGCCTCCAAAGCTCGGGCCGGCAACGAGCTGTTCAGAACCATCGGCGACAACA GTTTGATTTCCTACACGGAGTATCTGTTCTTACTGACCATCCTAACCA AGCCGCGCACAGGATTTCACATCGCTTTCAAAATGCTCGACGTTGATGGTAACGAGCAAGTGGACCAAAAGGAATTTCTAAAG ctgaAGAATATAATTAGGAAAAGTAAAACAAGAGTGCCCAAGGAGAGCACAGAG AAAccatcagaggaagaggaaagctcCAAAACTACACTGCAGGCCTACTTCTTTGGcaagagaggagaaaacaagtTGCAGTATCAGGAGTTCCAGAT GTTCATGGAGGACCTGCAGGCTGAAGTCCAGGAAATGGAGTTCCTGCAGTTCTCCAGAGGTATGGACACCATGCGAAGAGAAGACTTTGCCGAGTGGCTGCTCCActacaccaacgaagaagacaATGAACTTTACTGGCAAAACATCAGGAGGAGGATCCCCGCTGGCCAG AGCATCACGTTCGCTGAGTTCAAAGCTTTCTGCCTCTTCGCCAACAACCTGGAGGATTTTGCCTTTTCCGTGAAACTGGTGACTGGAGCCAACCGCCCCGTTGGGATGG CCCAGTTCAAACGAGCCGTGATGATCGCCACGGGCCACAACCTGTCTGAGAACGTGCTGGACACAGTGTTCAAGCTGTTCGACATGGACGGAGACAACTGTCTGAGCCACAAAGAGTTCATGGGGGTGATGAAGGACAGAGTGCTGAGGGGGCTGAGG GTGCAGCAACAGAACGGCCTGCCTGGCTACTGGAAATGCGTAAAGCAAGAGACCCTCAAGGCAGCTCAGGAAGCCCTGGGGGGCAACACCGGATGCCCCTTCTGA